The region aaaaattataatataaaaaaagtctTAATATATACAAAGGAGAGCTGCTCCAACACAAAGAAGTTGTagatttattttgaagtttgcTTATGAATACCAGTATTGTAATCATCAATGACCGAGTATTAGATAATTATTAACATTCAACACTAATTTCAGTCTTTCACTTCTCTCACTGTTAAAATTCAATAAGTACTTAAATTGTCAAAACTGATCGATTTAACCTGGTAATTTAGCCCGATAAAATAAAGCGTATAATTACTCGACATCATGTTCTCTGGAGGAAGGGCAGAAGTAGGACTATACAGCATGGCAGGAGTTGATGGATAAGCACTCATGTAGGGAACTGTATGAGCAGAAAAGTCCAGGACCTGCTGATAACCATACATTTCTTGCTCCATCCCAGCAGGCCTTGAACAGCAGCTAGATCCTAAGACAGGAGACCAAAATGATGTGCTGGGTGTCTGATTGATGTTTGCATAATCTGTGAATCAGGAGTAGagcagaaaagaaaaaacagagaaatgaatatgcatgaaaaagAGCAAACATTAGGCCTACTTTGTAAAACAATATCAATGAAATTGAGAGAAaagttcattttgttttaaatcctCATACCTGTACTTTTTTGGACAATCTGCCAAATTGAGAATGAAAGGCTTtctaattaaaaataaaatttatttgggGGTTGCTTAGAAAAAAATAGTCAAGTCTCAAAAGATGCTTTCAGACACtccctatatacatgtatgatagtgAACTGATGATTGATCGCACACTTCTACTAGGGAAATCTTTAATAGTGATTTAAGTTTAAGTGCATTCGAACCTAAAGAAGGTGATTCTGGGTAAACTCTTGGAGGCATTCCCAAATTTGGGCTTTGCTGGAAAACCATGCACTTTTGCAATGATGGCAAATGGGCACCTTCCTCGAGGAGTTGTTTGGCTTTTGAAATGAGTTTGGACTTTGAGCTGGAAGAAGACTGCGAAGAAGGGCTACTTTCACTTGAGGTGTCTCCTTTGACGTGAGAATATTTCTGCCCTTGTGCCCAGAGAACCTTTGCACTTGATTTTTTCAACAAAGCAGAAGCATTCGGAGATTCCTCCCCAAGATCGTCAGCATCAGATGACTCTGTTTCTGAATCTGGAGGAGGTCTAGTATCAGCACATGCCGAGTGTTCAAGTTTGTGGTGCGGCCTTTGGTGCACAAAATGTTGCTGAGCTAGTGCTAAAGATGATATCGAAGATGAGTAAACATACTGGCACCCATAGGACGAAGTTTGTGAACAGTGGATAGGTCTTGATTTGGCATACTTATTGCCATTGCCAATGACAGTCCCAGTAACGGCAGTGAACGAAGTCGGTGGTGTCGCACTCTGACTCTGTCCACATCTACCCAAGATCTGATACATGTTTCCAGTATTATTTGGTCCGTTATGCCCGTAGTCGTAGAAAGCGGTCTCGCCTCGACTTTGGCCGAAACTGGGGCGACGTTTGTTGGCGGAGCTGGTACGCCTGACTCTCGGAAGGAGATCGGGGCGATGCTGGACGAAAAAGTTGTGAGCAAAGCATTGCAGCTGGTTAGAAATAGAACTGCGTTTCGTGCTCATCTTGTAATCAGTTAATTTGACATTGGCGGTTGAAGCAATTTTTCTAAATCCGTAGAGATTGAGTTGACGCACAAAACTAGAGAAATTTTGAGTCTTAAAAATGCTGTATTCGCCGGACCTGAGCACTTCTTCTTTGAAGTGATGTGCATCTACAACTACAATTGTGCCACAGCTGCTCCATTGAATGGAATTATAATTGGGATCATTCACCAACTTCCAAAGTTTTCCTGGAAAAGCATTCACATTGCAATTGATCGAGGACGATTCATTTGTGCAACTGACGTTGTTAAACCGTGGTATTTTCAGTgacatttttcttcctttcagcACCGTTCCCCTTTTGGCTGAAATTCGAAAATAGAgtgaaaataatatatctcaGATCCGGGTCTCAGACGTCTCATCAGTGGTCCGCGTATTATATGTAAAGACTTAACTTGTGTTGAAATCACCATTAATCACGTCAGTGCGCGCGTGTAGTAAAGTTTTGTTCGATAATAATTCGACGCAACAGCTGATGATGATCGATTTCATGCGCGCGCTTAAGCTTGCGCTTTGCATGCGCGTAATATGCGTACTTAGATTGTGCGCGTTTTATTGCGCATGTTCGAATTCGAATTATATGCTGTATTGTATGCGGTGTGCGCGTGCTGAGACGGGCCTTTAAGGGCGTGCGGTGCAGGTGGTTTCACGCGCGCGCGTCTTTAGAACTAGCTAGATAGGGGATTGTGACTTTTCGCAAAACAAATTACTGACGCGACGGGATCTTGccgaacggttttgaaagtacccagttgttgtgtgtccggacgatcaattttagatcatttggaaaatttacaagcaaagtttcatcaatttttggtacaaaatcttaggaaatattatagagaacaaaatagaagatgattaaaactattgaattcatatttttagtgtccggacacccgaccccccatcctatgAGGTGCTGCATGACCATGTCCATGTTAACAATCACAATGAGATACCGGTATTCATTCTTTTCATCCATGCATGTATCTGAGTTGCCCCGCATGCtattttgatctaaattctagaaaattatagataattccagacctcgcactatcctgcactctgacgtcagagtgcaggatagtctacttttggtatgacgtcagcctgagtgcaggatagtgcattttggatgcaatactagtagtgcaattcgctgaatatcaggggcggatccaggattttgaaataggggggcgccagcggcgagggagcgaagcgaccgagcgggggagggtgtgggaggggggatccGCCactggtcatgtacgttttcactgaaatgtataggtcagacataaaaatttttttgataaccttttttttcttttcttttttttgcttgtcaatttttttcctgcgtccccccgtcaattcacgtggacccctcctgaaacgtgtgttgtcccccccccctaaaatttaggttgatgaccttttttttttttttttttttgcttgtcaaaaatttttggttagcaactcctaaaatttaggttgataacctttttggggggcgcttgtcaaattttttacctgtctccatcccaaaatttcaggtggacaccccctaaatttttttggcttccgccgccaatggggaagttacaaaattgatgcagaggtcaaatggcagaggttcgagccctggggagcgtttcatcaatattttcatccgacaagttgtcagatctgacatctttccatgattttgattggctgagaggcactgttcctatggtaaccgtcggataaaatgggacttgtcggataaacgtccgacaagtcctttcatgaaacgccccccaggtcaCGCTTTCGGACCCGggctttcggatggtgacgttaaaggtcgatCCCAAGCAGACGAAAATAATCATCTGATTGATACACTGGaaaaccatgggcggaaatcccaggggagagtcccccctactcaaaataacGTCCCCCTACTAGGCCTatgtggtcttttatgatggtaataaaTACATCATTcgaaatcgaaataaaacatgtacttTATAGGACGAGATATGACCTTACTTTGGGGATGATaataaccttttctttttttttctttttctttttgcttgtcaaatttccagccccttgtcccccctaccttttgggagagatttccgctcCTGGGCAAAAACTCAATACACACACACCATGAAgatatttcaacaataaaaataatgctcgcgcgagctgaaaatttttgacattccgacctctAAATGCATTCTATGCACTGTTTGTAAGCATAAacacataggcggatccagggggcgaggggcccgggccccccggTATTGGCGtagcaaaaaaaggaaaggaaaggggaaagaaagaagaaaagaagaaaaagacgggGAAACAAAGgaggggaaaaagaagagaaaaaataagaggagtgaataaaataaggtcaggGACAGacttggaaaattattttaaatatttcatgtcactttaTTAAATTTGCTTGTATCATTTGCAGCTTTTTGCGCTATGCGCTATacagcattatttgatttgccaagtaggcctacatattccataatattataatatatta is a window of Lytechinus variegatus isolate NC3 chromosome 2, Lvar_3.0, whole genome shotgun sequence DNA encoding:
- the LOC121409409 gene encoding uncharacterized protein LOC121409409, producing the protein MSTKRSSISNQLQCFAHNFFVQHRPDLLPRVRRTSSANKRRPSFGQSRGETAFYDYGHNGPNNTGNMYQILGRCGQSQSATPPTSFTAVTGTVIGNGNKYAKSRPIHCSQTSSYGCQYVYSSSISSLALAQQHFVHQRPHHKLEHSACADTRPPPDSETESSDADDLGEESPNASALLKKSSAKVLWAQGQKYSHVKGDTSSESSPSSQSSSSSKSKLISKAKQLLEEGAHLPSLQKCMVFQQSPNLGMPPRVYPESPSLDYANINQTPSTSFWSPVLGSSCCSRPAGMEQEMYGYQQVLDFSAHTVPYMSAYPSTPAMLYSPTSALPPENMMSMPYHPGSPAIHRPQVNYPSPPLCNHGNSIVKDDNGEKRDVTRETFKKVVVKHELEEIPRSYSALIEVGEESSPPPPSNHTVGLCGTIVIMRERGQRCTPNRPNSHFTQQKVDHQTYILGDTCHHLQS